A DNA window from Vigna angularis cultivar LongXiaoDou No.4 chromosome 1, ASM1680809v1, whole genome shotgun sequence contains the following coding sequences:
- the LOC108340346 gene encoding protein SODIUM POTASSIUM ROOT DEFECTIVE 2 → MSLKSSDWKMRRGFMCHSQASTAVCMSTRDPRSVVLPKRLERTVFLDDTRLINYAKYSKLVEPPRSNPVPKIKLRVQDQDQAKNQPKDLLKTQTDNNVFQVVVMRVAIHCQGCAVKVKKHLSKMEGVTSFSIDLESKRVTVMGHISPVAVLESISKVKRAELWTAC, encoded by the exons ATGAGCCTGAAAAGCAGTGACTGGAAAATGAGAAGAGGTTTCATGTGCCACTCTCAAGCTTCAACAGCTGTGTGCATGAGCACTCGTGACCCTCGATCTGTGGTTCTGCCAAAGAGGCTTGAAAGAACTGTGTTTCTTGATGATACAAGGCTGATCAACTATGCCAAGTACTCCAAACTCGTTGAGCCTCCAAGGTCTAATCCAGTTCCAAAGATCAAGCTTAGAGTGCAAGATCAAGATCAAGCCAAAAATCAACCAAAGGACCTTCTGAAAACACAGACAGATAATAACGTCTTTCAG GTGGTTGTGATGCGGGTTGCAATTCATTGTCAAGGATGTGCTGTAAAGGTGAAAAAACATCTGTCTAAGATGGAAG GAGTTACATCATTCAGTATAGATTTAGAGTCGAAGAGGGTGACAGTGATGGGGCACATTTCACCAGTGGCAGTTCTTGAGAGTATTTCAAAGGTGAAAAGGGCAGAGTTATGGACTGCTTGTTGA